The genomic interval GAATTCGTACGGAGAAGCCGCTGAAATCCGGTGCTCCGGTAGCGCTCGTCTTCACGATTCCCGGCAGCAACAATCAAGTTCCAGTAGAACTTCCCGGACGCATTACCTGGGCCAACAAAAGCGGGCAATACGGGATCCAGTTCAGTGAAATCCCTCCATCGCTTCGCACCAGCCTGCAACGCTGGCTGCGTACTGAGATGAAGAAGGATGGCTGGGACGTGGAGAGCGGCGAGTAGCGTTGGCGCGGTGTGGGGTGAAAGAGCGGCCCTTCAGGGCCGCGAAAAGGATCAAGAAAAAGGTCTTTCCTTGCGCCGCAGGCCCGCGCGCAGCAGAGCGGAGCGCGCTGATTCTGGATTTAAGGTTTGCTGTAGGAGCCAGCGTTTTGAAATTGAAAAAATGGATCACCCACATTATGCAGGCCTTCAAAATGGGTGCAATGCCCACTCAGATACTTGAGTTTGTTGCTTGGCGTGAGTGTTTGTGCATCGCCGTCATACTCCAGCAAGATCGGAAATTTGATTTCCTTTTCCCACGGCGTAACCAATTTCATAAACATGCCCACAGCCGCTGAAGCAAGCAGCCCGTTAGGCCACACAACCTGCGGCTTTCCGCCCGCGGCATTGTAGCGTTGAGCTTCCTGCTGCAACCGTTGATCCGTGATAATGCCCACACAGCGGAGGCATGAGCCACCAGGCAGTGAAATAGCTACTTGGCCACCAATAGAAAAGGCATCGCCAACAGGATGCACATCCATTCCCAGGTCGATATAAGGAATCAAATGCCGGCGGGCAAGCGTCTCTAACTGCTCGCGCTCGGTAAAGCTGTCCACACAACCGAAAATAATGTCGCACTCCTTCAGTTCGTCAGCGTGGGCCTGCCACTTGTCTTTGTAACTTACAACATGTATCCAGGGATTGACCCCGCGGGTTAAGCGTTCAGCGACAAAAACTTTGGAGCGTTCAACTGCCACGTCTTCTTCAGTGGCTCCGATCAGGCGATTGAGGTTGGTCTCTTCAACTTTGTCAGGATCAAAAATCGCGGCATTTCCAACGCCTACGTGAGCAAGCTGCTGGTTTATGTGAGACCCTCCACCGCCTAGCCCAACAATAGCAGCATGGCACGCCTCCAAAATGTCTGCGCTTTCTGGGCCCAAAAAACTTTGCCGGTCCAGCCGTATAAGCCGAGATAGCTTGTCGCTCATAGGCGCCTCATTGGAACCCCGACGGAGATGAACTCGGAAATGTCAGTTGGATCTACCTTGTCTGGCATCCAGCATTTTCCAAAAGCGGAGTCTTGGCTTAGTACAATTGCGCCATGAGGTAAAGCGGGCTGCACGTTCCAAAAATCCGGCACAAAGCGGGCTGTTTCCCGACTATCAATGCTGCTAAACCCTGGTTTTCCGCGGTGTTCATGGATATGCACATGGAACATTGACGCGCCCTGGTTGTATGCGGCCTCCAAGGCTTTGCGAATTGCATGCGATCCCATGGTTGCACCGGCTTTGGGGTCATTGAGGTAATCTTCATCCGCGACGGCATGGAATCCTTGTGCGAGTATAAGCAGACCGTCCTCCGGAAGATGCGACGGCCGGCACAAGAAAAACCCCACACGTTCGGCGGCAAAAACGTGACGGCGTCTGAGATTCGCCATTGCGGATTTCAACAGCTCCCGTTGGATTTTGAACTTGATTTTCATCGCAGCGGCCTCAAATGTGCCGCAAGCATCTCCGCAGGTCGAAGGTTGGCCGAAACGCCCTGCCATGACCAGCTGTACCAGTTTTTGCCGAGAATATAGTGAGTAGACCAGTTCGCGCCCCGCCCTGGTATCACCTGTGGCAGAAATAGCCGTGTGGAGTAGCCAGAATGCTCTTGAATGCAAAGGAGGGCAGGTAGCTGAGTCCCCCCAGCCACCTGCACACAATTCAGGTAAATATAAGTTCTTCCACCTTCCGGCATCTCTTGAGCGCCGCCGCACAACTCCGCCAGTTCCCGCAGATGTTCAGCAGCAACCATTAAGATGAGCTCCCGGTCCGGACGTGGCTCACAAATTT from Terriglobia bacterium carries:
- a CDS encoding ThiF family adenylyltransferase gives rise to the protein MSDKLSRLIRLDRQSFLGPESADILEACHAAIVGLGGGGSHINQQLAHVGVGNAAIFDPDKVEETNLNRLIGATEEDVAVERSKVFVAERLTRGVNPWIHVVSYKDKWQAHADELKECDIIFGCVDSFTEREQLETLARRHLIPYIDLGMDVHPVGDAFSIGGQVAISLPGGSCLRCVGIITDQRLQQEAQRYNAAGGKPQVVWPNGLLASAAVGMFMKLVTPWEKEIKFPILLEYDGDAQTLTPSNKLKYLSGHCTHFEGLHNVGDPFFQFQNAGSYSKP